The Williamsoniiplasma somnilux genome includes a window with the following:
- a CDS encoding GNAT family N-acetyltransferase codes for MEIKLIKPLKIHTEQISKMIEDFKFIDNVENGISGSSKVLAYPNIADWIKFVNTEVPKNGMSPFKQYIAINENNDVVGFINLRLELNEYLFNFGGHIGYAISPQQRNKGYATEMLKQGLKKIKALGINDVLITCLENNQASEKVILNNGGVYENSLKENENIFKRFWIKL; via the coding sequence ATGGAAATTAAATTAATTAAACCTTTAAAGATACATACAGAACAAATTTCAAAAATGATTGAAGATTTTAAATTTATAGATAATGTCGAAAATGGTATAAGTGGTTCTTCTAAAGTTTTGGCATACCCCAACATTGCTGATTGAATTAAATTTGTTAACACTGAGGTACCCAAGAATGGAATGTCTCCTTTTAAGCAATACATTGCCATAAACGAAAATAATGATGTTGTTGGGTTTATAAATTTAAGATTAGAACTAAACGAATATTTATTTAATTTTGGTGGGCACATCGGTTATGCGATAAGTCCTCAACAACGTAATAAAGGTTATGCTACTGAGATGCTTAAACAAGGTTTGAAAAAAATTAAAGCACTAGGTATTAATGATGTTTTGATAACTTGTCTTGAAAATAATCAAGCCTCTGAAAAAGTAATTTTAAATAATGGTGGTGTTTATGAAAACTCTTTAAAAGAAAATGAGAATATTTTTAAAAGATTTTGAATTAAATTGTAA
- the pth gene encoding aminoacyl-tRNA hydrolase, whose translation MKLIVGLGNPGKEYATTRHNAGWIAIDMLLDKYGFTQHKEEHQADIYFTQINGEKVLLAKPLTFMNNSGVATRALMEYYKINKNDLIIIHDDKDFPIGKIQFKFQGSAAGHNGIKSEIQYLNGEDFKRLRIGIGVPLENWTIVDWVLSKMSKIEIENLKQAFALSLDFIDDWTKGESFNKIMSKYNILYK comes from the coding sequence ATGAAATTAATAGTAGGTTTAGGCAATCCCGGTAAAGAGTATGCAACAACTCGTCATAACGCTGGGTGGATTGCTATTGACATGTTATTAGATAAATATGGTTTTACTCAACATAAAGAAGAGCATCAAGCAGACATTTATTTTACACAAATTAATGGTGAAAAAGTTTTGTTAGCTAAACCATTAACTTTTATGAATAATTCAGGAGTTGCTACAAGAGCACTTATGGAATATTATAAAATCAATAAAAATGATTTAATTATTATTCACGATGATAAGGATTTTCCAATTGGTAAAATTCAATTTAAATTTCAAGGATCAGCTGCGGGACATAATGGAATTAAAAGTGAAATTCAATATTTAAATGGAGAAGATTTTAAAAGGTTGCGCATTGGAATTGGCGTACCTTTAGAAAATTGAACGATTGTAGATTGGGTTTTATCAAAAATGTCTAAAATTGAAATTGAAAACTTAAAGCAAGCATTTGCTTTGTCATTAGACTTTATTGATGATTGAACTAAGGGTGAAAGCTTTAATAAAATCATGAGCAAATATAATATTTTATACAAGTAA
- a CDS encoding cob(I)yrinic acid a,c-diamide adenosyltransferase, whose translation MKKEGYIHIYYGTGKGKTSALNGMAIRALGNDWKVKYLRFLKNRITGELTYFTKHQDPNFTVKSFYSSSQKFIWEMNDQEREVFKKEMLLGIEELKADLQDSTIDLLICDELLDCVINKFITEEELIEIIKTKNPHTELAISGHYISDAWIAIADLVSEVKPIKHYFDQGVMARKGIEW comes from the coding sequence ATGAAAAAAGAAGGTTATATTCATATTTATTACGGAACTGGTAAAGGTAAAACATCGGCTTTAAACGGAATGGCGATTCGAGCATTGGGTAATGATTGAAAAGTTAAATATTTGCGCTTTTTAAAAAATCGCATCACTGGTGAGTTAACATATTTCACGAAACATCAAGACCCAAATTTTACAGTTAAATCTTTTTATTCTTCAAGCCAAAAATTTATTTGAGAAATGAATGATCAAGAACGTGAAGTTTTTAAAAAAGAAATGTTATTAGGAATTGAAGAATTAAAAGCAGATTTGCAAGATTCTACAATTGATTTATTAATTTGTGATGAATTATTAGATTGTGTTATTAATAAATTTATTACTGAAGAAGAATTAATAGAAATTATTAAAACTAAAAACCCTCACACTGAACTAGCAATTTCAGGACATTATATTTCTGATGCTTGAATTGCAATAGCCGATTTAGTTAGTGAAGTAAAACCAATTAAACACTATTTCGATCAAGGTGTAATGGCTCGTAAAGGAATCGAGTGATAA
- a CDS encoding ribose-phosphate diphosphokinase, whose translation MIKHNEENNEEINIFGLSASQDLANEVCEILKIKPKQVKTIRFMDGEILVESLDSVRGREIYVIQSTTQPVNENLMELLIAIDAFKRGSASKINVVIPYFGYARQDRKAKGRQPITAKLVADLITKAGADRVITIDIHSQQSMGFFDIPMDNFQTSQTLAEEIIKTIMEKKIDYKNCILVSPDHGGLTRVHKVDSYTGAMTNGIAVIAKRRPEPNKAEVEFVLGDIKGKTCFIIDDMIDSGGTIINAAKALKENGATDVYIFACHGLFNGPAKQRMEEAIKNNWVKQVVVTNTIEIPESKKFEGLKIISIAHLLADMIDASVHNCSLTDVYNDFKVNILNQVEKFLKENK comes from the coding sequence ATGATAAAACATAACGAAGAAAATAACGAAGAAATCAATATTTTTGGATTAAGTGCTAGTCAGGATTTAGCAAACGAGGTCTGCGAAATTTTAAAAATCAAACCAAAACAAGTGAAAACAATTCGTTTTATGGATGGAGAAATTTTAGTCGAATCATTAGACAGTGTGCGCGGAAGAGAAATTTATGTAATTCAATCAACAACTCAACCAGTTAATGAAAATTTAATGGAATTATTAATTGCAATTGATGCTTTCAAACGTGGATCGGCTTCTAAAATTAATGTTGTGATCCCTTATTTTGGATATGCACGTCAAGATCGTAAAGCAAAAGGTCGTCAACCAATCACTGCTAAGTTAGTTGCGGATTTAATTACTAAAGCAGGAGCTGATAGAGTAATTACTATTGACATCCATTCGCAACAATCGATGGGGTTCTTTGATATTCCAATGGATAACTTTCAAACATCGCAAACTTTAGCTGAAGAAATTATTAAAACTATTATGGAGAAAAAAATTGATTACAAAAACTGCATTTTAGTTTCTCCTGATCACGGTGGTTTAACTAGAGTTCATAAAGTAGATTCTTATACAGGTGCTATGACTAATGGAATTGCAGTTATTGCTAAAAGACGTCCAGAACCAAATAAAGCCGAAGTAGAATTTGTGCTTGGAGATATAAAAGGAAAAACCTGCTTTATTATTGATGACATGATTGATAGTGGAGGAACCATCATTAATGCTGCAAAAGCTTTAAAAGAAAATGGAGCTACTGATGTTTACATTTTTGCTTGTCATGGATTATTTAACGGACCAGCAAAACAAAGAATGGAAGAAGCAATCAAAAACAATTGAGTTAAACAAGTTGTTGTTACTAACACTATTGAAATTCCTGAAAGCAAAAAATTTGAAGGTCTAAAAATTATTTCAATTGCCCACTTACTGGCAGACATGATTGATGCTTCTGTTCATAATTGTTCACTAACTGATGTTTACAATGATTTTAAAGTTAATATTTTAAATCAAGTTGAAAAATTTTTAAAAGAAAATAAATAA
- a CDS encoding PTS sugar transporter subunit IIA yields the protein MEIFKKNFVKFVNEVNDWKDAINLACTPLLENKMINKNFIPKLISETERLGPYYIMVDDLALGHISPDGSAIKNGISLLYLNKPVAFKKDGTGQVKFLFILSAVDGNSHLNILRELSMTFGNNNFYKEFYNVKKYEDIINLTNKYFKK from the coding sequence TTGGAAATTTTTAAGAAAAATTTCGTTAAATTTGTTAATGAAGTAAATGATTGAAAAGATGCAATAAATTTGGCTTGTACCCCCTTATTGGAGAATAAAATGATTAACAAAAATTTTATTCCTAAATTAATTTCTGAAACCGAGCGTTTAGGACCTTATTACATAATGGTGGACGACTTAGCATTAGGTCATATATCACCTGACGGATCAGCAATTAAAAATGGTATTAGCTTACTATATTTAAACAAGCCAGTTGCATTTAAAAAAGATGGAACGGGTCAAGTAAAATTTTTGTTTATACTTAGTGCAGTTGATGGGAATTCTCATTTAAATATTTTAAGAGAGTTATCTATGACATTTGGAAACAATAATTTTTATAAAGAATTTTACAATGTCAAAAAGTATGAAGATATTATAAATTTAACAAACAAGTATTTTAAAAAATAA
- a CDS encoding MurR/RpiR family transcriptional regulator has translation MYTLLDGFEDNISLGDKNLITAINKEPESFVNLSIVEFSKRINAANSTVSKFVRRLGFENYRDFQNYISKNFYVKEENHFYSSVKEETKDIITIKNYDFYAINETARKIDTKETLKFVKDILNSKKIWCIGMGNSYLAAKDLSTSLNGLGLVSFSTNDIFGQISRLKLLNKDDVLIFFSERFSQKEYFRLINMAEKLGTKIAIITAVNNFFVKTKVDHIINFFAFPRSNRPDLVKNTKIQQIFVNNFITSLVIKQQNEIMPNKIEVEW, from the coding sequence ATGTATACATTGTTGGATGGATTTGAGGACAATATTTCATTAGGCGATAAAAACTTGATTACGGCGATAAATAAAGAACCCGAATCTTTTGTTAATCTTTCTATTGTTGAATTTAGTAAGCGAATCAATGCAGCTAATTCAACTGTTAGTAAATTTGTTAGACGTTTAGGTTTTGAAAATTACAGAGATTTTCAAAACTATATATCAAAAAATTTTTATGTTAAAGAAGAAAATCATTTTTATTCTTCGGTTAAAGAAGAAACCAAAGACATTATAACTATTAAAAATTATGACTTTTATGCCATAAATGAGACAGCAAGAAAAATTGATACAAAAGAAACTTTAAAATTTGTTAAAGATATTCTTAACTCTAAAAAAATTTGATGCATAGGCATGGGAAATAGTTACTTAGCAGCAAAAGATTTGAGCACTAGTTTGAATGGTTTAGGACTAGTGTCTTTTAGTACCAACGATATTTTTGGTCAAATATCAAGATTAAAACTTTTAAATAAAGATGATGTTTTAATATTTTTTTCCGAACGTTTTAGTCAAAAGGAATATTTTAGACTTATAAATATGGCGGAAAAATTAGGAACCAAAATTGCAATAATAACAGCTGTTAATAATTTCTTTGTAAAAACCAAAGTTGATCATATAATAAATTTTTTTGCATTTCCAAGATCGAATAGACCGGACCTTGTTAAAAATACTAAAATACAACAAATTTTTGTTAACAATTTCATAACCTCTCTTGTTATTAAACAACAAAATGAAATAATGCCAAACAAGATAGAAGTTGAGTGATAG